CATTATCATAAATCAAGTTATTGAATATTTCGAATAAATCACGAAATTCAAAACTACCCGTTATCCAGTAAAAACCTAAAATTCCTAATAATAAGCCAAAATCCCCTATACGATTAGTCACAAAAGCTTTTTGGCAAGCATTTGCAGCAAGAGGTCGTGTAAACCAAAACCCTATTAATAAATAAGAACACATTCCAACCAATtcccaaaaaatataaatttgtatCAAATTCGAACTAGTAACTAATCCTAACATGGAAGTACTGAAAAAACCCATATAAgcaaaaaatctcaaatatgctTGATCATGAGCCATATAATTATCACTATAGATAAGAACCATAATTCCAACGGTAGTTATTAATATTGACATAATAGAAGTAAGCGGATCGATCAAATAGCCGAATTCTAAAGAAAAATCATTATTAATGATCCAAGACCATACATATTGATAGATCGAATTGCTATTTATTTGCTGAATAGACAGATTGATTGAAAAAATCATGACTATAGTTAACAATAAAACACTCTGAAAAGACCACATACGACGAAGATTTTTTGTTGCGGTCGGAAAAAGAAGAAGTCCGACCCCTATTAATATAGGAATTGGAAGTGGAATGAAAGGGATGATCCACCCGTATTGATATGTCTGTTGCATAAAAACATTTTTTAattcttaatttattaattaattGTTTCCGATTCACCGGATCTTACCTCTTTGAAAGGGATCAATAAAAGTCAAGATATGGACTTTAAGTTAAACTAACTTAAATAGAATTTTagaatcttttgtttttttacttTACTTATTCTTCTGAATTTTTGCTAAATccttaaaatattcaaatcaagaAGTTATAATTGttcaaattatataaaattatatgaaAGGGAAAAAGTACCCGAGTTTGATCAGTTATATAATTAATAGAAAAGGAGatgaaattttttctttcattaagCAAAAGCAAAGTTTTTATTCTTATCTTAAATCTTTTGGTGgggtattttattataattatatggaAATTCGCCTTAGAATGACGAAAATAGACAGAAATAAAAATGTAAAGGTTTTCGattctttttttattatattaagtTTAAGCTTACTTAACTAATTCGATTTTTATGGCACAGCGAGTGGGGTTTATTTTATGTTATCCGACAAATAAATTAGTATTTaaggaaaatgggtactctgtaaGTATAATGCacgaaagccataaagagctggtcttttattcAACAATGggtttaaatttattttatccgataaataaatttctaaACTGCCCGCTCCTGTTATAGGTGACACTTCTTGTTGTGATCAAAAAATagattttgattagaattttgctACTTGTATGAGCACTTTTGCAGAAACCTCAGTTACAACCCAACAACATTCACTGGTTTCTCTTGCAACTTCAGTAGGCAATTATATAGAGCTCCAAAGCAACACTACTGTTTCTTATTACCGTTACAAAGAACTACTTTGAGAGCCGTTGGCATGAACTAGAAGACAATTTCTTGCAATACAGCCTTACCTTTTTCCATCAGTTTCACATACACCCCCCGCAATTTCAAAGGAACTAGATTCCATTGAAATTTTCAACATAAACATCCTCACTAATGACAATCTTGAGGGCAGAGGTGGAATTTgattattttctctctcctgaAACACATTTTATATTCATTGTCCACCTCAATTGGGTTGGACCTGAAACTATCTACTTAGTTTTAGGGGAGGTATAAGGGATTTTCGGAACTTCAGGGGAGGTCCTTGggactgtcagaaacctcaggggaggtttctgaaattatccctcaATTCTATTTCCACCTTCCCTTCGTAGCCGCCACGCCACCACCGTCCAAGCAACCGCCATAATCCGCTTCATTCACCCTTCCTTGTCCTTACAGGTGCCGGTGGCCCATACTCTTCTGCCCTTCTACTACTACCTCCTTGTCCTCTCTTCACTCAGTCTCCAATCTCCATTTGCCAACAGgtaccagtttttttttttttaaaaaaaaaattttaaaatatgaaACGTCGACACCTGCTCTGCTCCATTCTTGATTCTACATAGGGCCCCTTGCTCCCCTGTTCTTTCTTCTACTTCTTGTACTTCTTTCCCGACTCTCCTCCCCAACCCGAACTCCCTTGCTACTTCTACTACTTCAACCACTCCTGTCACGCCACTCCATTCCCTTGGCTTTTCGATCCTGATCGCCCGATTCCGTTTTCTGCTCCCTCAGGTTCAAACGGCAACTCTCATTGTTGTTCAATCCCACCAATTCCAATTCTTTTAAGACTCCAAAGACGTCAATGGCAGGGGCCTCATCAACcgagaaaaataaacaagtatTTGAGTCGGAGGAAGACCTGGCTGTGGACTTGGCTGAGTATGTCGCCCATCTATCTGATCAATTCGCCAAAACAAGGGGTGCCTTCACCGTTGTTTTATCCGGGGGTTCTCTTGTCAAGTCTCTCAGGTCAGTGATATGCGATATCCTCCTTCTTTCTAATATCTATCTCTCCGTTCTATTGATTTGGGATGCTGGGGATCGCAGGAAATTAGTAGAGCCTCCCTAcattgatttggtggattggtcCAAATGGCACGTTTTCTGGGCGGATGAAAGAGTTGTTCCAAAGGATCATCCCGATAGCAATTATTTTCTGGCCTATAACGGCTTTCTATCCAAGGTTAAGAAGAAGCATGACCATTGGCTTTATAAATTCTCTTTTTATCTTGGGATTTAAAATACTACCCCACGAGTGATATGAGCTTATCCTTCTAATTCTTGCTTATCATTGGATCGCATTCTGCTAATCTGTTGCATCTTTAATCCAATTCGTGGATGGATACTTGGTTATAGCTTGTAAACATATGATCTGGGATTTTGAGCTTATTAGTTAAGCTTAGTTCCTTCAACATTGCGGTCAAGTTTTTCAGTGGAATGTTAATTTGACCTATATAATTATGCCTCGTGCATGCCGCATTTTGTACATTTACACTAGATGGCAAAAGAAAGATTTGTTGTTTTCGCTAGTGATTCAGgtttcttccccccccccccccccccccctctctctctctctctctctgtttcacACTAAAACTTTTGTGTCTACATACTCGTGGAAGCTTGAAGATGGTGTAATAGAAAATGTGATGAGTTTGGGCTAAAATAAGAGCACAAGGAACAGATGACCTCACTAACAGCTGTGTTCCTCCCTATGGTGGATGAGTTAATGGAAATCGGTCATCTGAACAAGCGCTTGACATGGTGTTAATACATGAAGCTCAGATTGTCATTTGAAAGTATAGGCTTTTTCTAGCAATTTCTACATTCATAGATCGCCCTGTGCTTGATGTTGACAGCATTCTGATGTACTACTCAAAGAGTAATTGGTGTTGATGGTTCTGGGATCCCCTGATATCTAATAAATTAAAGCTCTTCCCATAATAAAACTtagattttctaaaaaatcCCTATGAAAAATAGAGTTTTGTCCCCGGGGATTAATGTTGGAGAAATTTAGACTTTGCCTCTTTCATCCATATTGTTGTAACCTTCACTATCATGAAACAAAATTCCTTGGTTTGTCATCAGTCATGGGCAAGTTAGTTTTCAAGTTTAAATCATTGATCTCTTCGTAATGAGCAGAAGTGCTGACTAAAGTGCTAGTGCAATACTTCTGCATAAAGAAAACATATTTTATTTATGAACAACTTGAACGTGATAGGTTAGCAATAATTCTCCTTTATTTGGCATCATTTTCCCATTGTGCTTCGTTTTTTGCCTCACATTTATCCCATATGTTCTTTCATTCAGTTACTTCTTGTTCTGCATTTATGGCTTTGCCAGAGGCCTTAAAAGTTCCCATGCGTTGGTGGAATAGTTGTCATTTGATGAAAGCCACTGAATGTTGTTTCAAACAATAGAGTTGTTATTAATTGAGCTTAATAAGGAATGTTGCTCTTGTATTTGAAGTTACTTGCGAGGCAAGGGAAGTAGATTTTCTATTATGTGTGAACTTAATGATAGTCCAAAAACAAAGTATGGCATGATTCGTTAACTATCTTGTTGTAGGAGATTTATACATGTGCTTGGTAGTCTATATTTGTTTATTGCagtttatcttcttgtctccTGCACTGTTGTTTTGTGTTACCTTGTGGCTGTGATACTTGTTTTTACTTGCAGATTAGATGAACCAAATTTGTTTTGTAGCCATCCTATTCCCCTCCATGAATGAATTACCTGAAAGTTTCTGAACTTGTGTAATTTGTTATTCCTTTGTCTGCCAGATTCCAATTCCTGCTGGCAACGTGTATGCCATAAATGATGCATTGTCTGCTGAAGGTGCTGCAGATGACTATGAGACCTGTCTCAAGCACTTGGTTAAGAACAGGACGATAGAGGTATCAGAGATCAATGGTTTTCCAAAATTTGATCTCATGCTTTTGGGAATGGGCCCAGATGGGCATGTTGCCTCTCTTTTTCATGGGCATCCACTTGTGAAAGAGAACAAGAAGTGGGTTACTTTCATCAAGGACTCGCCAAAACCTCCTCCGGAGAGGATAACGTTGACATTCCCTGTAATAAATGCTTCCGCACATATTGCACTTATTGTAGTAGGAGCTGGTAAAGCCGATGCTGTTCGTTCAACACTGGGTAGTGATCAGGACACCGATTTGCTTCCCGTGCAAATGGTTTCACCTGACGGCAAGTTGAATTGGTTCTTGGACAAGGGTGCGGCTTCAAAGCTGTAGGGTGCACACTTGCCTATAATAATATCAGTTGATCTTGCTCGGTAAATATCCCTTGGTCTTTATGTCTTACCTTGTGGATGTGCTTGATGGTTTTGTAAGATTATCATTATTATGTAAGGTACTGGTGTTTCTGTTTCCTCAGATTAGCAGCAGGCAAGAATTGAATATTCCCGATGCTTGAATGCCTTATGgtgatttttttcctttcaaattaTCTGTGGTAAGGATTCATGGAAATTTTGGGTTTCAGTGCTGGGGAGTAAGGATACTTGGGCGTCTGTCTTCTTTTTGTGATGTCAAGTCCTTGTATTATCTAACAATTGAAGACAGCCCAGGGTTTATGTTTAATCATAGGGTAACTACTTTTGGTGTCCTCAAAAACTAGTATTTATTTTAACTTGCGTGCTGTTCCCCCTTCCGTTGGATGGGGCATGAGCCCCTTCCGTTGCACCAGGGCTGGCGAGGCCTGCTCAATTTACGTCCTCGTGTTGTTGCAGATAGAAAAAAGTTGTGAGCCTTTTTAACCAACTTGTATTAGGTGAACTGGCCACCAGATTGGCTGCAGATCATGGATTCAAACTTTTGGCACCAAAAtggtaagaaaaaaaattagaaaagagaAGGATAAGTTGAGTTTTGAGTGCTAATTCTGAAAGTATCAAATAAACAGAGGCACCACTCCTACCATTGCATAGCGAAATTGGTGCCAACACGGATTTCCACGTATCGAAATCATGATGTGTTTTCAGCTGTGGAATGCCTCCCTCTCATTTTGGCAAGACTACGAAGAAGTCGATCTAAGGTAGCCTCACTGTGTATGCCAGaatcttctttgtttttcttggtaAACATGTTTCACTGATGAGTTCTCAAACCAAGAAGACTGCACTTAATCGCAAAGCTAATCCAGTTCTGTAGTTAATCTGGCAAGTTCAAGTAAAGTCAGACCACTCGACTAGTGACAAAAGCAACCAGCAACCAAGACCCTCTTCATATTTGGGGCTCTCCCATCTGCCCAAGTTTTGCACATTATTGCTTGCTTATGTGTCGCAGTTCCAGTGATTCATCATCAATCACAGAGAAAGGTTCCTTCACTTTGTCCATACGCATCAGTATTATTTGACCTTAAGAGAGTTGTTGTCTCCATATAATTTGAATCGCAAAGAATTGGTTTTGCTTAAAAACTTTAGATTTGGTAATTAGCAGCCCAGATTTAATTAAAAGTCACATCAATCGCGGTTCAATTGCAGAGCCATCTCTTTTCGCGAGTGGAAACTGTACGACGAATCTTATACGAATCCGAGGCCCGACTGGACTGACTGGACTGCCCACTACAGAAGAATATTTTCGCACTGGATAtaagtagaggtggcaaaatgggtgatttgggcgggtttgggttggataaaatgggtaatgggtataagtgagtcaacccatttatatccatttaattagatgggtataaatgggtaagtcaaaaaatgagttgggtaacccaattatccatttataacccatttattctaattttttacaagctcatataaattcattttgtaaattaaattatcaatttataccattttacacccatcattaattttaaatatttacttattatGCCAAATAAgtctaattatcaatttttttttccatccgcGTGCcatgtcgcaaaattacatattatttaataattgaacaatgagaatctaaaaatttggactaaataatatgaaagttaacaaaaaaatttaatccaaaactttGAACCCCTAGTATTTTTTcgtttataaatttaaaatttcatttgaaaaggTAAGAAAGAAAGCTAAAATTTGTCATAAATTGATGatgctaaaaaatgatcaaattaataaattacaAGGAAATAAAgtgataagataaaaccaacaaataaatataataaataaaacaaaaatagttaaaaatccTGATGAAGACTAGCAATCACTTCATTTAGCATACAAATAAAGacaaattttcaataaatacgaATAACAAGCATTCAGCTTCTCAAGCTTCGTACAACTGCATAGCATAAATGATAAAACTCCTCTAGCTCACTGgtgaatgaagaaaaagaacgTGAATGAAGAAAAAGGTATCCTTAAATGGGTTAAATGGGTtagatgggttacccaattaaacccatttattaaatgggtttaattgggtaacccatttatatccataaataaaaatttaatgtaCCCATATCCAATTATTAATGGACGGGTATgagtaaaattaattaaatggttttatttgaCACCTCTAGATATAAGTATGGTGGTGCCCCGCTCAGAGGGAAATTGAGCAGCAAGTTGCAATCTTCATCCGAATTTTTCAGAAGGCCAAACGACAAAAAATCTCGAATCAAACCGGAGGAGGAGGATGGCTAGCGAAAAAGCG
This portion of the Coffea arabica cultivar ET-39 chromosome 2e, Coffea Arabica ET-39 HiFi, whole genome shotgun sequence genome encodes:
- the LOC113729882 gene encoding probable 6-phosphogluconolactonase 4, chloroplastic — encoded protein: MAGASSTEKNKQVFESEEDLAVDLAEYVAHLSDQFAKTRGAFTVVLSGGSLVKSLRKLVEPPYIDLVDWSKWHVFWADERVVPKDHPDSNYFLAYNGFLSKIPIPAGNVYAINDALSAEGAADDYETCLKHLVKNRTIEVSEINGFPKFDLMLLGMGPDGHVASLFHGHPLVKENKKWVTFIKDSPKPPPERITLTFPVINASAHIALIVVGAGKADAVRSTLGSDQDTDLLPVQMVSPDGKLNWFLDKGAASKL